A portion of the Gasterosteus aculeatus chromosome 12, fGasAcu3.hap1.1, whole genome shotgun sequence genome contains these proteins:
- the LOC120831215 gene encoding FERM domain-containing protein 5, with protein MQTTEKMLSRLMSSSIRSLDRECNCTVRLLDDSEYTCTIQRDAKGQYLFDLICHHLNLLEKDYFGIRYVDPDKQRHWLEFTKSIAKQIKSQPPFTMCLRVKFYPPDPAALKEEITRYLVFLQVKRDLYHGRLLCKTSDAALLAAYVLQAEIGDHDPGKHPQGYSSKFQFFPKHSEKLERRIADIHKAELIGQSPETSEMNFLQKAQRLETYGVDPHPCKDVSGNPAFLAFTPFGFTVLQGNRRVHFLKWEEVTKLKFEAKTFHIYANQTEDKKIILTYFAPTPEACKHLWKCGVENQAFFKLEKSSQVRTVSSSNLFFKGSRFRYSGKVAKEVMEQSAKIKRDPPEIHRHGMVPSRSCPSITHGPRLTSVPRTRRRAVHISIMEGLESLRDSAHSTPVRSVSHGDSFMSSRGHLEDGSEASTSAVISDEAYSPSDSMLSTPVAEHGAEVPPARHLNGAPRSVDEQGSQAGASREGHSAEFPADRRAPRRKAAASSPPSDVEELNKFILSVLRLFLVTIGLLFALLLLLIMLTESDLDIAFLRDIRKTPEFQQFHFEYFCPLRRWFACKLRWVGGLLVSK; from the exons CGCGATGCCAAAGGACAGTACCTGTTTGACCTCATCTGCCACCATCTCAACCTGCTGGAGAAAGATTACTTTGGTATTCGATATGTTGACCCAGACAAGCAGAGG CATTGGTTGGAGTTTACAAAGTCAATTGCCAAACAGATTAAAT CCCAGCCTCCATTCACCATGTGTTTGCGTGTCAAGTTTTACCCGCCTGATCCTGCTGCTCTGAAAGAAGAAATCACCAG ATATCTCGTCTTCCTGCAGGTTAAGAGGGATCTCTATCACGGCCGCCTCCTGTGCAAGACATCCGATGCTGCTCTGTTGGCGGCCTACGTGTTGCAAG CTGAAATTGGCGACCATGACCCCGGGAAACACCCACAGGGCTACAGCTCCAAGTTCCAGTTCTTCCCCAAGCACTCTGAAAAGTTGGAGCGGAGGATTGCTGACATCCACAAGGCTGAGCTGAT AGGTCAGAGTCCAGAAACGTCAGAGATGAACTTTCTCCAGAAGGCTCAGAGGCTGGAGACATACGGAGTGGACCCTCATCCATGCAAG GATGTGTCTGGCAACCCTGCTTTTCTGGCTTTTACTCCTTTTGGATTCACTGTGCTGCAAGGAAACAGGAGGGTCCATTTCCTCAAATG GGAGGAGGTGACCAAACTCAAGTTTGAAGCAAAGACATTCCATATATATGCAAATCAGACGGAG GATAAGAAGATCATACTGACGTACTTTGCACCTACACCGGAGGCCTGTAAGCATCTGTGGAAGTGTGGGGTCGAGAATCAGGCCTTCTTCAA GTTGGagaagtcaagtcaagtccgcaCTGTGTCCAGCAGTAATCTCTTCTTCAAGGGAAGTCGCTTCAGATACAG tgGGAAGGTTGCAAAAGAGGTGATGGAACAAAGTGCCAAAATTAAGAGAGACCCACCTGAGATACACAG GCATGGCATGGTGCCCAGCAGGAGCTGTCCGTCCATCACCCACGGCCCTCGTTTGACCAGCGTGCCGAGGACCCGGCGGAGAGCTGTGCACATTTCCATCATGGAGG GTCTCGAGTCCCTGCGAGACAGCGCCCACTCCACGCCCGTGCGCTCCGTCTCCCATGGCGATTCCTTCATGTCTTCCCGGGGCCACCTGGAGGACGGCAGCGAGGCCAGCACGTCGGCGGTCATCTCCGACGAGGCCTACAGCCCCTCGGACAGCATGCTGTCCACGCCCGTGGCCGAGCACGGGGCGGAGGTGCCCCCGGCGCGCCACCTCAACGGCGCCCCGCGCAGCGTTGACGAGCAGGGGTCACAGGCGGGCGCGTCGAGGGAGGGCCACAGCGCGGAGTTCCCCGCCGACCGGAGGGCGCCGCGTAGGAAggcggcggcgtcgtcgccGCCGAGCGACGTGGAGGAGCTGAACAAGTTCATCCTGAGCGTGCTGCGTTTGTTCCTGGTGACCATCGGGCTGCTGttcgccctgctgctgctcctcatcaTGCTGACCGAGTCGGACCTGGACATTGCCTTCCTGAGGGACATCCGCAAGACCCCCGAATTCCAGCAGTTCCACTTTGAGTACTTCTGCCCCCTGCGGCGCTGGTTCGCCTGTAAGCTGCGATGGGTGGGAGGACTCCTCGTCAGCAAGTGA
- the wdr76 gene encoding WD repeat-containing protein 76: METRRTKRVTVAVQSLEMSPAEGPGRRSAPKRYRYSPEKTHAKTQKKGKTTTRSDHGGLSPYELERLENIRQNQAFLSSINLFQATEELKQLTQPKASQRRLLSGRVKAAAKEALPARKSLRLQNKEPNTLILPGEPEGLLYMQTSLKKPPGPLPMDPINMDEGSKLPSSLLELCSEGYPEERKVDLDLKDYRSALKNMRITEDTVAKVVKGHIYSASFHPCTSSLLVAAGDKLGNVGLWKLGGEGVDDGVLLFEPHTRPVSCMAFSRAHPTQLLSCSYDGSLRCMDVEKAVFHDVYDIEDGLRTFDFMSRDCSTLVVGNWLGEVAIVDRRTPGNTHESLHSLDKTLRCVSVHPLQKQYFAVAERRTVNIYDSRCLKNSKTPAVSQLHGHSLSISSAYFSPCTGNRLLTTCMDEMIRIYDTSSMTEKSPLLTSIRHNTHTARPTKLTKLSAVWDPKREDCFVVSSSRPRSVQVFHQSGQLQRHFVDGENFNTVLSVAAFHPSRNAFVGGNGSGRLQVFSD, from the exons ATGGAGACAAGACGAACAAAACGCGTTACTGTGGCGGTACAGTCATTG GAAATGAGCCCTGCGGAGGGACCAGGGCGACGATCAGCACCGAAACGGTACCGCTACTCACCCGAAAAAACTCACgctaaaacacagaaaaag GGGAAGACAACAACGCGCAGTGACCATGGCGGACTTTCGCCATATGAGCTGGAGCGTCTGGAGAACATCAGACAGAATCAAGCTTTTCTGTCATCCATCAACCTGTTCCAG gcaaCTGAGGagttaaagcagttgacacagcCGAAGGCATCGCAGAGGCGTCTCCTGAG TGGCAGGGTGAAGGCTGCTGCAAAGGAAGCGCTGCCGGCTCGCAAATCCCTTCGTCTCCAAAATAAAGAGCCCAACACCTTGATACTTCCTGGTGAACCCGAGGGGTTGCTGTACATGCAAACG TCACTCAAGAAACCTCCCGGTCCTCTGCCTATGGATCCGATCAACATGGACGAGGGAAGCAAGCTGCCATCATCACTTCTTGAGCTGTGCTCAGAG GGTTACCCCGAAGAAAGAAAAGTGGATCTTGATCTGAAAGa CTACCGCTCAGCCCTGAAGAACATGAGGATAACTGAGGACACAGTGGCCAAAGTGGTGAAGGGCCACATCTACTCTGCTTCCTTCCACCCGTGTACCAGCAGCCTGTTGGTTGCCGCCGGCGACAAGCTGGGCAATGTTGGACTCTGGAAGTTG GGTGGCGAGGGGGTTGATGATGGTGTGCTGCTCTTCGAGCCCCACACTCGTCCAGTCAGCTGCATGGCGTTCTCCAGGGCTCACCCCACCCAGCTGCTGAGCTGCAGCTATGACGGATCTCTACGCTGCATGGACGTAGAGAAGGCCGTCTTTCACGAT GTGTACGACATTGAAGATGGCCTGAGAACGTTCGACTTCATGTCACGTGACTGTTCGACACTGGTAGTCGGGAACTGGTTGGGAGAAGTTGCCATTGTCGATAGGCGGACTCCAGG AAACACCCACGAGTCCCTTCACTCTTTGGACAAGACCCTGCGCTGTGTCAGCGTCCACCCTTTACAGAAACAGTACTTTGCGGTTGCAGAACGCCG GACGGTGAATATTTACGACAGCAGATGTCTGAAAAATTCAAAAACCCCGGCGGTCTCCCAGCTGCATGGACACTCTTTGAGCATATCCAGCGCCTATTTCTCCCCTTGCACTGGAAACAGGCTTCTCACCACCTGTATGGATGAGATGATCAG GATATACGACACATCTTCAATGACGGAAAAATCCCCCCTGCTGACATCCATCAG acacaacacacacacggcccggCCGACCAAACTGACCAAGCTGTCGGCGGTGTGGGACCCCAAGCGGGAAGACTGCTTTGTGGTCAGCTCGTCGCGGCCCCGGTCGGTGCAGGTGTTCCACCAAAGCGGCCAACTGCAGCGCCACTTTGTGGACGGGGAGAACTTCAACACGGTGCTGTCGGTCGCTGCTTTCCACCCGTCAAGGAATGCCTTCGTCGGCGGCAACGGGTCAGGGCGCCTGCAGGTCTTCTCAGACTAA